A DNA window from Trichosurus vulpecula isolate mTriVul1 chromosome 2, mTriVul1.pri, whole genome shotgun sequence contains the following coding sequences:
- the LOC118840075 gene encoding ribonuclease kappa-like, which yields MASLLCCGPKLVACGIVLSAWGVIIPVLGIFFSVHSAMLIEDIPFTESDFTESSPQKIYELYEQVSCNCFIAVGLYLLFGSFSFCQVRLNKCKQYMVS from the coding sequence ATGGCTTCCCTCTTGTGTTGTGGGCCCAAGCTGGTTGCCTGCGGCATTGTCCTCAGTGCCTGGGGGGTGATCATACCAGTCCTTGGAATTTTTTTCAGTGTCCATTCTGCTATGCTAATTGAGGACATACCTTTTACTGAGAGTGATTTTACTGAGAGTAGTCCTCAGAAAATCTATGAACTTTATGAACAAGTGAGCTGCAACTGCTTCATTGCTGTTGGCCTCTATCTCCTCTTTGGCAGCTTCTCATTCTGCCAAGTCCGGCTCAACAAATGCAAACAATACATGGTCAGTTAG